The Paraburkholderia acidisoli genome contains a region encoding:
- a CDS encoding replication-associated recombination protein A produces MFEETRANVPLAERLRPRSIDEVIGQKHLLGPNKPLRVAFESGEAHSMILWGPPGVGKTTLARLMADAFHAQFIALSAVLSGVKDIREAVEQAQLHRAHGHQTLVFVDEVHRFNKSQQDAFLPHVESGLFVFVGATTENPSFEVNSALLSRAAVYVLRSLDEEEQGELLARASAELGGLTFTDEAKKALIGSADGDGRKLLNNLEIVARAAAQQKKTEIDGELLGSALAENLRRFDKGGDAFYDQISALHKSVRGSNPDGALYWFCRMLDGGADPRYLARRIVRMAWEDIGLADPRAARMTLDAAETYERLGSPEGELALAQAVIYLAVAPKSNAGYNAYNAARSFVGKDQSRAVPIHLRNAPTKLMKELGYGHDYRYAHDEPDAYAAGETYLPDGMREPHWYRPTPRGLEGKIGEKLARLADLDAQWREEHRDEIAEEARNRKRRG; encoded by the coding sequence ATGTTTGAAGAAACCCGTGCCAACGTCCCGCTCGCCGAGCGGCTGCGCCCGCGCTCCATCGACGAGGTCATCGGCCAGAAGCATCTGCTCGGGCCCAACAAGCCGCTGCGCGTGGCGTTCGAGTCCGGCGAAGCGCATTCGATGATCCTCTGGGGCCCGCCCGGCGTGGGCAAGACCACGCTCGCGCGCCTCATGGCCGACGCGTTCCACGCGCAGTTCATCGCGCTTTCGGCGGTGCTTTCGGGCGTGAAGGACATTCGCGAGGCGGTCGAGCAGGCGCAACTGCATCGCGCGCACGGCCACCAGACGCTGGTGTTCGTCGACGAGGTGCATCGCTTCAACAAGAGCCAGCAGGACGCGTTCTTGCCGCACGTGGAGTCGGGGTTGTTCGTGTTCGTCGGCGCGACCACCGAAAATCCGTCGTTCGAGGTGAACAGCGCATTGCTGTCGCGGGCGGCCGTCTACGTGCTCAGGAGCCTCGACGAGGAAGAGCAGGGCGAACTGCTCGCGCGCGCCAGCGCGGAGCTCGGCGGCCTCACGTTCACCGACGAAGCGAAGAAGGCGCTGATCGGTTCCGCCGACGGCGACGGCCGCAAGCTGCTGAACAATCTGGAGATCGTCGCGCGCGCGGCCGCGCAGCAGAAGAAAACGGAGATCGACGGCGAACTGCTCGGCAGCGCGCTCGCCGAAAACCTGCGCCGTTTCGACAAGGGCGGCGACGCGTTCTACGACCAGATCAGCGCGCTGCACAAGTCGGTGCGCGGCAGCAACCCGGACGGCGCGCTCTACTGGTTCTGCCGCATGCTCGACGGCGGCGCGGACCCGCGCTACCTCGCGCGGCGCATCGTGCGCATGGCGTGGGAGGACATCGGTCTGGCCGATCCGCGCGCGGCGCGCATGACGCTCGACGCCGCCGAGACCTACGAGCGCCTCGGCTCGCCCGAAGGCGAACTCGCGCTCGCGCAGGCCGTGATCTATCTCGCGGTGGCGCCCAAGTCGAACGCGGGCTACAACGCGTATAACGCGGCGCGCAGCTTCGTCGGCAAGGACCAGTCGCGCGCGGTGCCCATTCATTTGCGCAACGCGCCCACCAAGCTGATGAAGGAACTCGGCTACGGCCACGACTACCGTTACGCGCACGACGAACCCGACGCCTACGCGGCCGGCGAGACCTATCTGCCCGACGGCATGCGCGAGCCGCACTGGTATCGGCCCACGCCGCGCGGGCTCGAAGGCAAGATCGGCGAAAAGCTCGCGCGCCTCGCGGACCTCGACGCGCAGTGGCGCGAGGAACATCGCGACGAAATCGCCGAGGAAGCGCGCAACCGCAAGCGCCGGGGCTAA
- the cytX gene encoding putative hydroxymethylpyrimidine transporter CytX, with protein sequence MTQDSTSGASASEASAYAPNLPVPDARRQFRTGDAFALWFSLGIGLLVAQAGALLVPGLSLPHALWAIGIGSVIGVVLLALAGVIGTDTGLAAMSSLRPTLGVRGASIPAVINMVQLVGWGSFEIIVMRDSADALAKQSFGLSMPLVWTVIFGVLATLLAISGPLSFVRRFLRTWGIWLLLAGAAWLTYALLAQHDIGALMRRPGTGEMPFGSAIDLVVAMPLSWLPLIADYTRFGRKAGETFRGTLLGYGIANLWFYALGAIYGLAAGGGDALLTTALAQAGGGFALLLVLIDEIDNAFADIHSAAVSTGTFWSRGSVPWLSAAFGALCTLIGLVVPMAKYENFLLFIGSVFAPLFGVVLADHFIVRRRRIEAKALADLNGVYGYSGGWHVSAFIAWALGIGAYHALNQWLPNLGATLPALVVGAVCYLVLAGRRRAAYA encoded by the coding sequence ATGACTCAAGACTCCACCTCCGGCGCGAGCGCCAGCGAAGCGTCGGCCTACGCGCCGAACCTGCCGGTACCGGACGCGCGCCGCCAGTTCCGCACCGGCGACGCCTTCGCGCTCTGGTTCTCGCTCGGCATCGGCCTGCTGGTCGCGCAGGCGGGCGCGCTGCTCGTGCCGGGCCTCTCGCTGCCGCACGCGCTCTGGGCGATCGGCATCGGCAGCGTGATCGGCGTCGTGCTGCTCGCGCTCGCGGGCGTGATCGGCACGGACACGGGCCTGGCCGCCATGTCGTCGCTGCGCCCGACGCTCGGCGTGCGCGGCGCGTCCATTCCGGCCGTCATCAACATGGTGCAACTGGTGGGCTGGGGCTCGTTCGAGATCATCGTGATGCGCGATTCCGCCGACGCGCTCGCGAAGCAGTCGTTCGGCCTCTCAATGCCGCTCGTCTGGACCGTGATCTTCGGCGTGCTCGCCACCCTGCTCGCCATCAGCGGCCCGCTCTCGTTCGTGCGGCGCTTCCTGCGCACGTGGGGCATCTGGCTGCTGCTCGCCGGCGCGGCGTGGCTCACCTACGCGCTGCTCGCGCAGCACGACATCGGCGCGCTCATGCGCCGTCCGGGCACGGGCGAGATGCCGTTCGGCAGCGCCATCGACCTCGTCGTGGCGATGCCGCTTTCGTGGCTGCCGCTGATCGCCGATTACACGCGCTTCGGCCGCAAGGCGGGCGAAACCTTCCGCGGCACGCTGCTCGGCTACGGCATCGCGAACCTGTGGTTCTACGCGCTCGGCGCGATCTACGGCCTCGCGGCGGGCGGCGGCGACGCGCTGCTCACCACGGCGCTCGCGCAGGCGGGCGGCGGCTTCGCGCTGCTGCTCGTGCTGATCGACGAAATCGACAACGCCTTCGCCGACATCCACTCGGCCGCCGTTTCGACCGGCACGTTCTGGTCGCGCGGCAGCGTGCCCTGGCTTTCGGCCGCGTTCGGCGCGCTCTGCACGCTGATCGGCCTCGTCGTGCCGATGGCGAAGTACGAAAACTTCCTGCTCTTCATTGGCTCGGTGTTCGCGCCGCTGTTCGGCGTGGTGCTCGCCGATCACTTCATCGTGCGCCGCCGCCGCATCGAAGCGAAGGCGCTCGCCGATCTCAACGGCGTCTACGGCTATTCGGGCGGCTGGCACGTGAGCGCGTTCATCGCCTGGGCGCTCGGCATCGGCGCCTATCACGCGCTCAATCAATGGCTGCCGAATCTCGGCGCCACGCTGCCCGCGCTCGTCGTGGGCGCGGTGTGTTACCTCGTGCTCGCGGGGCGCCGCCGCGCGGCCTACGCGTAA
- the bioB gene encoding biotin synthase BioB, whose translation MTQTHIDLTSLKSTAPSAQAAAEAAARWKVADVAALYELPFNDLIFRAQQVHREHFDANAVQLSTLLSIKTGGCEEDCAYCPQSSHYETELEAGKLMAVDAVLDAARAAKSNGATRFCMGAAWRNPKDRHLEPIKDMIRGVKAMGLETCVTLGMLEDHQAKALADAGLDYYNHNLDTSPEYYGKIITTRTYEDRLETLERVRDAGINVCCGGIVGMGESRRERAGLIAQLANMEPYPESVPINNLVQVSGTPLDGTEPLDPFEFVRTIAVARITMPKAMVRLSAGREQMDDALQALCFMAGANSIFYGDQLLTTSNPQAEADRKLLQRLGISAQAAQHLPADEHGHDHAHHGHSHGGCGHRE comes from the coding sequence ATGACGCAAACCCACATCGACCTCACTTCGCTCAAGTCCACCGCGCCGAGCGCGCAGGCCGCGGCCGAAGCCGCCGCGCGCTGGAAAGTCGCCGACGTCGCCGCGCTCTACGAGCTGCCGTTCAACGACCTGATTTTCCGCGCGCAGCAAGTGCATCGCGAGCACTTCGACGCGAACGCCGTGCAGCTTTCCACGCTGCTCTCGATCAAGACGGGCGGCTGCGAGGAAGACTGCGCGTACTGCCCGCAGTCGTCGCACTACGAAACCGAACTCGAAGCCGGCAAGCTGATGGCCGTGGACGCCGTGCTGGACGCCGCACGCGCGGCCAAGTCCAACGGCGCGACGCGCTTCTGCATGGGCGCGGCGTGGCGCAATCCGAAGGATCGTCACCTCGAGCCGATCAAGGACATGATTCGCGGCGTGAAGGCCATGGGCCTCGAAACCTGCGTGACGCTGGGCATGCTCGAAGATCACCAGGCGAAGGCGCTCGCCGACGCGGGCCTCGACTACTACAACCACAATCTCGATACCTCGCCGGAGTACTACGGCAAGATCATCACCACGCGCACTTACGAAGATCGTCTGGAAACGCTCGAGCGCGTGCGCGACGCGGGCATCAACGTGTGCTGCGGCGGTATCGTCGGCATGGGCGAGTCGCGTCGCGAACGCGCGGGCCTGATCGCGCAGCTCGCGAACATGGAGCCGTACCCGGAGTCGGTGCCCATCAACAATCTCGTGCAGGTGAGCGGCACGCCGCTCGACGGCACCGAGCCGCTCGATCCGTTCGAATTCGTGCGCACGATCGCCGTGGCGCGCATCACCATGCCGAAGGCGATGGTGCGTCTTTCGGCGGGCCGCGAGCAGATGGACGACGCGCTCCAGGCGCTGTGCTTCATGGCGGGCGCGAACTCGATTTTCTACGGCGACCAGCTGCTCACGACGAGCAACCCGCAAGCCGAAGCCGACCGCAAGCTGCTGCAGCGTCTGGGCATCAGCGCGCAGGCCGCGCAGCATCTGCCCGCCGACGAACATGGCCACGATCACGCGCATCACGGTCACTCGCACGGCGGTTGCGGCCACCGCGAGTAA
- the bioD gene encoding dethiobiotin synthase, translating into MTRNATLSLFVTGTDTEIGKTFVSAALLRGLARAGLRATALKPIAAGAYERDGVWHNEDADQLDAAASVLLPPEIRTPFLLKEPAAPHIAAALEGVTLDMARIVACHREACTRADTVVVEGVGGFRVPLTQEHDTADLAVALGLPVVLVVGMRLGCISHALLTAEAIAARGLPLAGWVANRIDPAMTFPDENIEALRERLAAQYGAPLLGVVPNLRDASLASGTLADQAAAHLNIDVLLARLADPAARGNAS; encoded by the coding sequence ATGACGCGCAACGCAACGCTTTCGCTCTTCGTCACCGGCACCGATACCGAGATCGGCAAGACCTTCGTGAGCGCGGCGCTGTTGCGCGGCCTCGCGCGCGCGGGCCTGCGCGCGACGGCGCTCAAGCCGATCGCCGCGGGCGCCTACGAGCGCGACGGCGTCTGGCACAACGAAGACGCCGATCAACTCGACGCCGCCGCGAGCGTGCTGCTGCCGCCCGAAATTCGCACGCCGTTTCTGCTGAAGGAACCGGCCGCGCCGCATATCGCCGCCGCGCTCGAAGGCGTGACGCTCGACATGGCGCGCATCGTCGCTTGCCATCGCGAGGCGTGCACGCGCGCCGACACGGTGGTGGTGGAAGGCGTGGGCGGGTTTCGCGTGCCGCTCACGCAGGAACACGACACGGCCGATCTCGCCGTGGCGCTCGGGCTGCCCGTGGTGCTCGTGGTGGGCATGCGGCTCGGCTGCATCAGCCATGCGCTGCTCACGGCCGAGGCGATCGCCGCGCGCGGCCTGCCGCTCGCGGGCTGGGTCGCGAACCGTATCGACCCGGCCATGACGTTCCCCGACGAAAACATCGAGGCGCTGCGCGAACGTCTCGCCGCGCAATACGGCGCGCCACTGCTCGGCGTGGTCCCGAATCTGCGCGATGCTTCGCTGGCGTCCGGCACGCTCGCCGACCAGGCCGCGGCGCATCTGAATATCGACGTCTTGCTCGCACGCCTCGCCGACCCGGCCGCGCGCGGCAACGCGTCCTGA
- the bioF gene encoding 8-amino-7-oxononanoate synthase: MTLLDTLERGLREIDARGLRRRRRTADTPCSAHMQVDGRATIGFASNDYLGLAAHPQLVAALAEGAQRYGAGSGGSHLLGGHSRAHAQLEDDLAAFAGTFVDAPRALYFSTGYMANLAVLTALADRGTTIFSDSLNHASLIDGARLSRAQIEIYPHADVDALAARLEASDAPAKLIVSDTVFSMDGDVAPLARLLGLAERHGAWLVLDDAHGFGVLGPQGRGALAHAALRSKHLVLVGTLGKAAGVSGAFVCAHETVIEWLVQRARPYIFTTASSPAVAHAVSASLRLIAGEEGDARRAHLTRLIARTRALLAQTRWQPVDSHTAVQPLVIGANDATLALQAALERDGLWVPAIRPPTVPEGTSRLRISLSAAHSEADLDQLDAAFQRASLEARECAA, translated from the coding sequence ATGACGCTGCTTGATACGCTCGAACGAGGCCTGCGCGAGATCGACGCGCGCGGTTTGCGCCGCCGCCGCCGCACCGCCGACACGCCGTGCAGCGCGCACATGCAGGTGGACGGCCGCGCGACGATCGGTTTCGCGAGCAACGACTATCTCGGCCTCGCCGCGCATCCGCAGCTCGTGGCCGCGCTCGCCGAAGGCGCGCAGCGTTACGGCGCGGGCAGCGGCGGTTCGCACCTGCTGGGCGGTCATTCGCGCGCGCACGCGCAACTCGAGGACGATCTCGCCGCATTCGCGGGCACCTTCGTCGACGCGCCGCGCGCGCTGTACTTCAGCACCGGTTACATGGCGAATCTCGCCGTGCTCACCGCGCTCGCGGATCGCGGCACGACGATCTTTTCCGATTCGCTCAATCACGCCTCGCTGATCGACGGCGCGCGGCTCTCGCGGGCGCAGATCGAGATTTATCCGCATGCCGATGTCGATGCGCTGGCGGCGCGGCTCGAAGCCTCGGACGCGCCGGCCAAGCTCATCGTGAGCGACACGGTGTTCAGCATGGACGGCGACGTCGCGCCGCTCGCGCGTCTGCTCGGACTCGCGGAACGTCATGGCGCGTGGCTCGTGCTCGACGACGCGCACGGCTTCGGCGTGCTCGGCCCGCAAGGGCGCGGCGCGCTCGCGCACGCGGCGCTGCGCTCGAAACACCTCGTGCTGGTCGGCACGCTCGGCAAGGCGGCGGGTGTGTCGGGCGCGTTCGTCTGCGCGCACGAGACCGTGATCGAATGGCTCGTGCAGCGCGCGCGTCCGTACATCTTCACCACGGCGTCCTCGCCGGCGGTCGCGCATGCTGTGTCCGCGAGCCTGCGTTTGATCGCGGGCGAAGAGGGCGACGCGCGCCGCGCGCATCTCACGCGGCTCATCGCGCGCACGCGCGCGTTGCTCGCGCAAACCCGCTGGCAGCCCGTGGATTCGCACACGGCCGTGCAGCCGCTCGTGATCGGCGCGAACGACGCGACGCTCGCGCTGCAGGCGGCGCTCGAACGCGACGGCCTGTGGGTGCCCGCCATTCGTCCGCCAACGGTGCCCGAAGGCACCTCGCGTTTGCGCATTTCGCTTTCGGCCGCGCATTCGGAAGCCGATCTCGACCAGCTCGACGCCGCGTTCCAGCGCGCGAGCCTCGAGGCGCGGGAGTGTGCCGCATGA
- the bioA gene encoding adenosylmethionine--8-amino-7-oxononanoate transaminase gives MHPNSAPGDAHDWIARSLRAVWHPCTQMKHHERVPLVAVARGEGPWLYDREGRRYLDAISSWWVNLFGHANPSINAALKAQLDTLEHVMLAGCTHEPAVELAERLAARTNHTLGHAFFASDGASAVEIALKMSFHAWRNRGETGKREFVCLANSYHGETIGALGVTDVKLFRDAYDPLLHHAHVVASPDARLAQPGETAADVAARALADVERLFAERDGRIAALIVEPLVQCAAGMAMHDPAYLQGLRALCDRHRVHLIADEIAVGCGRTGTFFACEQAGIWPDLLTLSKGISGGYLPLSIVLSSDDIYGAFYDDDTTRGFLHSHSYTGNPLACRAALATLDLIERDDVLAANARKSAQLRAAFAPLEAHPLVRDLRQCGTILAFDVALADPRRAATFSRRFFEHALQRELLLRPIGTTVYVMPPYILDAETQALLAARTRDTFDATVAEDL, from the coding sequence CTGCACCCGAATTCCGCCCCCGGCGACGCGCACGACTGGATCGCTCGCAGCCTGCGCGCCGTGTGGCACCCCTGCACCCAGATGAAGCACCACGAGCGCGTGCCGCTCGTGGCCGTCGCGCGCGGCGAAGGCCCGTGGCTCTACGACCGCGAAGGCCGCCGTTATCTCGACGCGATCAGCTCGTGGTGGGTCAATCTGTTCGGCCACGCCAATCCGTCGATCAACGCCGCGCTCAAGGCGCAGCTCGACACGCTCGAACACGTGATGCTCGCGGGCTGCACGCACGAGCCCGCCGTCGAGCTGGCCGAGCGGCTGGCCGCGCGCACGAACCACACGCTCGGCCATGCGTTCTTCGCGTCCGATGGCGCTTCGGCGGTCGAGATCGCGTTGAAGATGAGCTTTCACGCGTGGCGCAATCGCGGCGAGACCGGCAAGCGCGAGTTCGTCTGCCTCGCCAACAGCTATCACGGCGAGACCATCGGCGCGCTCGGCGTGACCGACGTGAAGCTGTTTCGGGATGCTTACGATCCGCTGCTGCATCACGCGCACGTGGTCGCTTCGCCCGACGCGCGCCTCGCGCAGCCCGGCGAAACCGCGGCCGACGTGGCGGCGCGCGCGCTCGCCGACGTCGAGCGCCTGTTCGCCGAGCGCGACGGGCGCATTGCCGCGCTGATCGTCGAGCCGCTCGTGCAATGCGCGGCCGGCATGGCGATGCACGATCCCGCGTATCTGCAAGGCCTGCGCGCGCTCTGCGACCGTCACCGCGTGCATCTGATCGCCGACGAGATCGCCGTGGGCTGCGGGCGCACCGGCACGTTCTTCGCGTGCGAGCAGGCGGGCATCTGGCCGGATCTGCTCACGCTTTCGAAGGGCATCAGCGGCGGGTATCTGCCGCTCTCGATCGTGCTGTCGAGCGACGACATCTACGGCGCGTTCTACGACGACGACACCACGCGCGGCTTCCTGCACTCGCACTCGTACACGGGCAATCCGCTCGCGTGCCGCGCGGCGCTCGCGACGCTCGACCTGATCGAGCGCGACGACGTGCTCGCCGCGAACGCGCGCAAATCGGCGCAATTGCGCGCGGCGTTCGCGCCGCTCGAAGCGCATCCGCTCGTGCGCGACCTGCGCCAGTGCGGCACGATCCTCGCGTTCGACGTGGCGCTCGCCGACCCGCGGCGCGCTGCCACGTTCTCGCGCCGCTTCTTCGAACACGCGTTGCAGCGCGAACTGCTGCTGCGCCCGATCGGCACGACCGTCTACGTCATGCCGCCTTACATTCTGGACGCCGAAACGCAAGCGCTGCTTGCCGCGCGCACGCGCGACACCTTCGACGCCACCGTTGCGGAGGACCTGTGA
- a CDS encoding dienelactone hydrolase family protein: protein MAFRKLLTGWVVAGTTCLVSVAHAAPLAESAARGATAAANANAQAAQSRDTARAALAGGPLGNANVPRIALDDAYLPAVRADLNEQVIRVPVDASGDVTLETTIYRPDGPGPFPMVVFNHGKIPGDPRLQTRSDPLSFAREFVRRGYVVVAPNRQGFADSGGTYQQDGCDVASNGLGQASDVAATVAYMSKQSYVDPNQIVVAGTSHGGLATMAYGTEAAKGVRALINFSGGLRQDACTGWQGNLTQAFGAYGGKARVASLWLYGDNDSVWSRDLVTKMFAAYEGAQGGEDRPAAVAKLVDFGSYKNDAHRLVGDRDGVKIWWPTVEAFLASAGLPTAVQYRVNTPAAPHGTGYASIDSVGAVPFLDQAGRDGYRNFLKQYSSRAFAVSDSGAWSWAEGGDNPMNVAISNCEKHSSDPCRLYAVNETVVWNDDTAATTAQNGANGGKDAAPAATASTDNNAADNSHSLASR from the coding sequence ATGGCGTTCAGGAAGCTTCTTACCGGATGGGTCGTAGCCGGCACCACGTGCCTGGTTTCGGTGGCTCACGCTGCGCCGCTGGCCGAGTCGGCCGCCAGGGGCGCTACGGCCGCGGCCAATGCCAATGCGCAAGCTGCCCAGTCGCGTGACACCGCGCGCGCCGCGCTCGCGGGCGGCCCGCTCGGCAACGCCAACGTGCCGCGCATCGCGCTCGACGACGCCTATCTCCCGGCCGTGCGCGCCGATCTCAACGAGCAGGTGATCCGCGTTCCCGTCGACGCATCGGGCGACGTCACGCTCGAAACCACGATCTATCGCCCGGACGGCCCCGGCCCGTTCCCCATGGTCGTGTTCAATCACGGCAAGATTCCCGGCGACCCGCGCCTGCAAACGCGCAGCGACCCGCTGTCGTTCGCGCGCGAATTCGTGCGCCGCGGCTACGTGGTCGTGGCACCCAACCGCCAGGGCTTCGCCGATTCCGGCGGCACTTATCAGCAGGACGGCTGCGACGTGGCGAGCAACGGTCTCGGCCAGGCGTCGGATGTGGCGGCGACGGTCGCGTACATGTCGAAGCAGTCGTACGTGGACCCCAACCAGATCGTCGTGGCGGGCACCTCGCACGGCGGCCTCGCGACCATGGCCTACGGCACCGAAGCCGCCAAGGGCGTGCGCGCGCTCATCAACTTCTCGGGTGGCCTGCGCCAGGACGCCTGCACAGGCTGGCAGGGCAATCTGACGCAAGCGTTCGGCGCATACGGCGGCAAGGCTCGCGTGGCCTCGCTCTGGCTCTACGGCGACAACGACTCGGTGTGGTCGCGCGATCTCGTCACGAAAATGTTCGCGGCTTACGAGGGCGCGCAAGGCGGCGAGGACCGTCCGGCAGCGGTTGCCAAGCTCGTCGACTTCGGTTCGTACAAGAACGACGCGCATCGTCTGGTCGGCGACCGTGACGGCGTGAAGATCTGGTGGCCCACGGTCGAAGCGTTCCTCGCCTCGGCGGGCCTGCCCACGGCGGTGCAGTATCGCGTGAACACGCCCGCCGCGCCGCACGGCACGGGCTACGCCTCGATCGATTCGGTCGGCGCCGTGCCGTTCCTCGATCAGGCCGGCCGCGACGGCTACCGCAACTTCCTCAAGCAGTACTCGAGCCGCGCGTTCGCGGTGTCCGACTCGGGCGCCTGGTCGTGGGCCGAAGGCGGCGACAACCCGATGAACGTCGCCATCTCGAACTGCGAAAAGCACAGCTCGGACCCGTGCCGCCTCTACGCGGTGAACGAAACGGTGGTCTGGAATGACGACACGGCCGCCACCACGGCGCAAAACGGCGCGAACGGCGGCAAGGACGCCGCGCCCGCCGCCACGGCATCGACGGACAACAACGCCGCCGACAACTCGCACTCGCTGGCCAGCCGTTAA